Proteins from a genomic interval of Echeneis naucrates chromosome 21, fEcheNa1.1, whole genome shotgun sequence:
- the wdr3 gene encoding WD repeat-containing protein 3 yields MGLTKQYLRYVASAVFGVVGSQKANITYVTLRGGERGRYVAVAACEHVFIWDVRKGEKVLILQGQKHEVTFLCPSPDGIHIAVGYEDGAVRIFSLLNGESNVSFNGHKSAVTVIQYDGLGARLVTGSRDTDVIVWDVINECGLYRLRGHKDVITQTLFLRDKNLLVTSSKDSFVKWWDLDTQHCFKTMVGHRSEVWGMALLNQDNRLLTGSADSELRAWDISYLQEEKAEGEPKVKKGKTLLDDDDNEDDEEGVGESLEERILSCKKAGSILREARDRVVSLTTDAKARVIACHGNDSALELFTVLSEEEVQKKMAKKLKKAKKKAAKAQEEAGEDASEPAVERALKDEIIRLTNIKASAKIRWVDCLSCAGGELKVAMLLQNNTVETYSLKMSDKTPAANKTARLTLGGHRTDVRTLAFSSDNLAILSASGDTVKVWNRSTLQVIRTMACEYALCSLFVPGDRQIILGTKSGKLQIFELSSGSLLETVDAHDGALWSLCLAPDQRGIVTGSADKTVKFWDFELIKDEGTGHKRLTVKHTRTLQLEEDVLCVRFSPDHRLLAVSLLDCTVKIFYTDTLKFFLSLYGHKLPVLCLDISHDNTLIATGSADRNVKIWGLDFGDCHRSMFAHDDSVMFLQFVPKTHLFFTAGKDKKIKQWDADKFEHIQTLEGHHREVWCLTISPNGDHIVSSSHDKSLRLWERTREPIILEEEREMEREAEFEESMAKGDVPVVPGETQGEAAPAGKKTVETVKAAERIMEALELYKEENRKMEEHKYACGHAGKELPPPKPNPILVAFGNVSPSRYVLDVIRKVRSSELEVSLLVLPFSYVPELLKLFSGYIQQGLEVELVCRCLFFLLKIHFGQISSNQMLLSVIDELRMNTLSKVQEIRDVMGFNCAALQFLQREIESKEEVMFFADATGKLEEKKKKRRKRERAILTIA; encoded by the exons ATGGGGTTGACCAAGCAGTACCTGCGTTATGTTGCCAGTGCGGTGTTTGGCGTGGTTGGCAGCCAGAAGGCCAACATCACATACGTGACCCTccgggggggagagaggggtcGGTATGTCGCCGTGGCTGCGTGTGAACACGTCTTCATCTGGGATGTCCGAAAAGGAGagaag GTCCTGATCCTGCAGGGCCAGAAACACGAGGTCACCTTCCTCTGCCCTTCGCCCGATGGCATCCACATCGCCGTGGGTTACGAGGACGGCGCTGTGCGAATCTTCAGCCTGCTGAACGGCGAGAGCAACGTCTCCTTCAACGGCCACAAATCTGCTGTGACTGTGATCCAGTACGACGGGCTCGGGGCGCGACTCGTCACGGGATCCAGA GACACAGATGTGATTGTGTGGGACGTCATCAATGAGTGCGGTCTGTACCGGCTGAGAGGCCACAAAGACGTCATCACTCAGACGCTGTTTCTCAGAGACAAGAACCTCCTGGTCACCAG CTCCAAGGACAGCTTTGTGAAGTGGTGGGACCTGGACACGCAGCACTGCTTCAAGACCATGGTGGGCCACCGCAGTGAG gtGTGGGGTATGGCGCTGCTGAACCAGGACAACCGGCTGCTAACAGGCTCAGCAGACAGTGAACTTCGAGCCTGGGACATCAGTTACCTGCAGGAG GAGAAAGCTGAGGGTGAACCGAAGGTGAAGAAGGGGAAAACTCTGCTGGACGATGACGACAACGAAGACGATGAGGAAGGGGTGGGCGAAAGTCTGGAAGAG CGGATCCTGAGTTGTAAGAAAGCCGGCTCCATCCTGAGAGAGGCCAGAGACAGAGTCGTCTCGCTGACAACAGACGCCAAGGCCCGAGTCATCGCCTGCCAC GGCAACGATTCGGCCCTGGAGCTGTTTACTGTGCTGtcggaggaggaggtgcagaagaaaatggcaaagaagctgaaaaaagcaaagaagaaagcAGCCAA AGCTCAAGAGGAAGCAGGAGAGGACGCGTCAGAGCCGGCGGTGGAGAGGGCGCTGAAAGACGAGATCATCAGACTGACAAACATCAAAGCCTCTGCCAAGATCAGGTGGGTGGACTGCCTGTCCTGTGCGGGCGGCGAGCTGAAGGTGGCGATGCTGCTGCAGAACAACACCGTCGAGACGTACAGCCTGAAGATGTCAGACAAGACGCCTGCAGCCAATAAGACGGCTCGCCTCACGCTCGGCGGCCACCGCACAGACGTGCGGACGCTGGCCTTCAGCTCGGACAACCTGGCCATCCTGTCCGCATCCGGAGACACAGTCAAAGTCTGGAACAG GTCCACTCTGCAGGTGATTCGCACCATGGCCTGTGAGTATGCCCTGTGCTCGCTCTTCGTgcctggagacagacagatcaTCCTGGGGACTAAG AGCGGGAAGCTGCAGATCTTTGAGTTGTCCTCAGGAAGCCTCCTGGAGACGGTAGACGCTCATGATGGAGCCCTGTGGTCCCTTTGTCTGGCCCCTGATCAG AGGGGGATTGTGACAGGAAGTGCAGACAAGACGGTGAAGTTCTGGGATTTTGAACTGATCAAGGACGAGGGGACGGGCCATAA gaggctgacagtgaaacacactCGCACACTGCAGCTGGAGGAAGACGTCCTGTGTGTGAGGTTTTCTCCCGACCACAGACTGCTGGCCGTCTCTCTGTTGGACTGTACTGTCAAGATCttctacacagacacactgaag TTCTTCCTGTCGCTGTATGGACACAAGCTGCCTGTTCTCTGTCTGGACATCTCACAT GACAACACGCTCATCGCCACTGGCTCCGCTGACAGAAACGTAAAGATCTGGGGTTTGGACTTCGGCGACTGTCACCGCTCCATGTTTGCTCATGATGACAG CGTGATGTTCCTCCAGTTTGTCCCGAAGACTCATCTGTTCTTCACAGCGGGGAAGGACAAGAAGATCAAACAGTGGGACGCAGACAAGTTTGAGCACATCCAGACATTGGAG GGTCACCATCGGGAAGTGTGGTGTCTGACCATCAGCCCCAATGGAGACCACATTGTGTCGTCCTCCCACGATAAGTCTCTGCGCCTGTGGGAAAGAACCAGAGAGCCCATCATCCTGGAGGAGGAGCGGGAGATG gaaagagaagcagagtTTGAAGAGAGCATGGCCAAAGGAGACGTTCCTGTG GTACCTGGAGAGACTCAAGGAGAGGCAGCACCAGCTGGAAAGAAAACTGTGGAGACAGTCAAAGCC GCAGAGCGAATCATGGAGGCTCTGGAGCTTTACAAAGAGGAGAACAGGAAGATGGAGGAGCATAAATACGCTTGTGGGCACGCAGGAAAAGAG CTTCCTCCGCCGAAGCCCAATCCGATACTGGTGGCCTTTGGAAATGTTTCC CCGTCCCGCTATGTTTTAGATGTCATAAGGAAGGTCAGATCCAG TGAGCTGGAGGTGTCTCTGCTGGTGTTACCGTTCTCCTACGTCCCCGAGCTGCTGAAGCTCTTCAGCGGATACATCCAGCAGGGCCTGGAGGTGGAGCTGGTCTGCCGctgcctcttcttcctgctcaa GATCCATTTTGGCCAGATCTCCAGTAACCAGATGTTGCTGTCGGTCATTGATGAGCTGCGGATGAACACTCTGTCAAAAGTGCAAGAAATCAGA GACGTGATGGGCTTCAACTGCGCCGCCCTCCAGTTCCTCCAGCGGGAGATCGAGAGCAAAGAGGAAGTGATGTTCTTTGCTGATGCCACGGGCaagctggaggagaagaagaagaagaggaggaagagggagcgAGCCATCCTCACCATCGCTTGA
- the gdap2 gene encoding ganglioside-induced differentiation-associated protein 2, which translates to MDPLGARSQFVDIQTLPTWQQQLGEDGEEALQEKSDSLLSQQAFPSPFPFRPDINRKIMLFTGDIALLNCTAIVNTSNESLNDKNTVSDSIHQLAGPELRDELLKLKGCRTGEVKLTKGFNLAARFIIHTVGPKYKTKYRTAAESSLYSCYRNVMQLAAEQSMASVGFCVVNTAKRGYPLEDATHIAFRTVRRFLENHGNSIEAVVFAVSETEEVVYKKVLPLYFPRSKEEEKACLPLIPADIGNSEGEPVVPERQIRIAEKPGTLEDDSEEESLESDLGQVGNHAFARMEGDVDKQRKLILQGQMSEAAMQKQHQRNYNRWLCRARAEDLSDIAALKALYQTGVDMCGRTVMVVVGRNIPVTLIDLEKALLYFIHVMDHITVKEYVMVYFHTLTGEHNHLDSDFLKNLYGIVDAKFKKNLKAFYYVHPTFRSKVSTWFFTTFSVSGMKDKVRYLDSLHQLFTCIRPEQIDIPPFVLEYDTRVNGPYHPAQSSGL; encoded by the exons ATGGATCCTCTGGGTGCTCGCTCTCAATTCGTGGACATCCAGACTCTCCCTacgtggcagcagcagctgggtgAGGATGGTGAGGAGGCGCTGCAGGAGAAGAGCGACAGCCTGCTCAGTCAGCAGGCCTTCCCCTCGCCCTTCCCCTTCAGACCGGACATCAACCGCAAGATCATGCTCTT CACTGGGGACATCGCCCTGCTGAACTGCACCGCCATCGTGAACACCAGCAACGAGTCGCTCAACGACAAGAACACGGTGTCTGACAGCATCCATCAGCTGGCAGGGCCAGAGCTGCGCGACGAGCTGCTCAAACTTAAAG GATGTCGGACAGGTGAGGTGAAGCTGACCAAAGGCTTCAACTTGGCGGCGAGGTTCATCATCCACACAGTGGGACCAAAGTACAAAACCAAGTACAGGACGGCCGCTGAGAGCTCCCTGTACAGCTGCTACAGGAACGTCATGCAGCTGGCCGC agaGCAGTCAATGGCATCTGTTGGTTTCTGTGTGGTGAACACAGCCAAAAGAGGTTACCCGCTGGAGGATGCTACACACATCGCTTTCA GGACAGTGCGCAGGTTCCTGGAGAATCATGGAAACAGTATCGAGGCGGTGGTGTTTGCGGTGTCTGAAACAGAGGAG gtGGTGTATAAGAAGGTACTGCCTCTGTACTTCCCTCGCTccaaagaagaggagaaggccTGCCTGCCTctaatcccagctgacattggcaACTCTGAGGGTGAACCCGTTGTCCCAGAAAGACAGATCCGCATTGCAGAGAAGCCAGGCACTCTGGAAG ACGACAGTGAAGAGGAGAGCCTGGAATCAGATCTGGGTCAGGTGGGAAATCATGCTTTCGCCCGGATGGAGGGTGATGTGGATAAACAGCGGAAACTGATCCTACAGGGCCAGATGTCTGAGGCAGCCATGCAGAAACAACATCAGAGGAA TTACAATCGCTGGCTGTGTCGAGCCAGAGCAGAAGATCTGTCAGACATCGCTGCACTGAAAGCATTATATCAGACtg gcGTGGACATGTGTGGCCGGACAGTGATGGTCGTGGTCGGACGAAACATCCCGGTGACCCTCATTGACCTTGAAAAG GCGCTGCTGTACTTTATCCACGTGATGGACCACATCACAGTGAAGGAGTACGTGATGGTTTACTTCCACACGCTGACGGGCGAGCACAACCACCTGGACTCCGACTTCCTCAAGAACCTCTACGGCATCGTCGACGCCAA GTTCAAAAAGAACCTAAAGGCCTTCTACTACGTTCATCCAACATTTCGCTCCAAG GTCTCAACATGGTTCTTCACCACCTTCAGTGTGTCAGGGATGAAGGACAAAGTCCGCTACCTGGACAGCCTGCACCAGCTCTTCACCTGCATCAGACCTGAGCAGATCGACATCCCTCCGTTCGTCCTGGAGTACGACACACGG